A genomic window from bacterium includes:
- the rplA gene encoding 50S ribosomal protein L1 translates to MSGSKRIRANRKLTDRRQELTLAEGVELLKKTAPAKFNETVEISIRLGVDPKKADQIVRGTVTLPHGTGKTVRVCAITKSKHSEAEEAGADVVGFEDVLEKIKGGWTDTDVVVATPDAMAELGKLGKILGPRGLMPNPKSGTVTQNIGQAIKEVKAGKTEFRVDKYGILHLGVGKLSFSTRQLEENLAEFFRNVMRHKPATAKGQYVKSVFLTSTMGPGIRLARSVVESAK, encoded by the coding sequence GTGAGTGGTTCGAAGCGCATTCGCGCCAACAGGAAACTGACGGATCGGCGGCAGGAGCTCACGCTTGCCGAGGGAGTGGAGCTCCTCAAGAAGACCGCGCCCGCCAAGTTCAATGAGACGGTGGAAATTTCGATTCGCCTCGGTGTGGATCCCAAGAAGGCCGATCAAATCGTACGCGGCACCGTGACTCTCCCCCACGGGACGGGCAAGACGGTCCGCGTTTGTGCCATCACGAAGAGCAAGCACAGCGAGGCGGAGGAAGCCGGTGCCGACGTGGTCGGTTTCGAGGACGTGCTCGAGAAGATCAAGGGCGGCTGGACCGACACCGACGTGGTCGTCGCCACGCCCGACGCCATGGCCGAACTTGGGAAGCTCGGCAAGATTCTCGGTCCGCGCGGACTCATGCCCAATCCCAAGTCGGGCACGGTGACTCAGAACATCGGCCAGGCCATTAAAGAGGTCAAGGCGGGCAAGACCGAATTCCGCGTGGACAAGTACGGGATTCTGCATCTCGGCGTGGGCAAGCTCTCGTTCTCGACCCGACAGCTGGAGGAGAATTTGGCGGAGTTTTTCCGCAACGTGATGCGTCATAAGCCGGCCACCGCCAAAGGGCAATACGTCAAGAGTGTCTTTCTGACCTCGACCATGGGACCGGGAATCCGGCTCGCGCGTTCGGTCGTCGAGTCGGCGAAATAA